A DNA window from Sphingomonas changnyeongensis contains the following coding sequences:
- the rplN gene encoding 50S ribosomal protein L14 has translation MIQMQSNLDVADNSGAKRVQCIKVLGGSKRRTATVGDIIVVSVKEAAPRGKVKKGDVHRAVIVRTAKDIHRADGSTIRFDSNAAVLVNKNEEPIGTRIFGPVVRELRGKKHMKIISLAPEVL, from the coding sequence ATGATCCAGATGCAGTCCAACCTGGACGTGGCGGATAACTCGGGCGCGAAGCGCGTCCAGTGCATCAAGGTGCTGGGCGGGTCCAAGCGCCGCACCGCGACCGTCGGCGACATCATCGTCGTCTCGGTCAAGGAAGCTGCCCCGCGCGGCAAGGTGAAGAAGGGCGACGTGCACCGCGCGGTTATCGTGCGCACGGCGAAGGACATTCACCGCGCCGACGGCTCGACCATCCGGTTCGATTCGAACGCCGCTGTGCTCGTGAACAAGAATGAGGAGCCGATCGGCACCCGCATCTTTGGTCCGGTCGTGCGCGAACTGCGCGGCAAGAAGCACATGAAGATCATCAGCCTGGCGCCGGAGGTGCTGTAA
- the rpsQ gene encoding 30S ribosomal protein S17 produces MPKRVLTGTVVSDKTDKTVVVRVERKVKHPLYGKIIRRSKKYHAHDEGNEYREGETVRIEETAPISKLKTWRVIERVATRSTPPAATAEG; encoded by the coding sequence ATGCCGAAGCGCGTGCTGACGGGGACGGTTGTCTCCGACAAGACCGACAAAACGGTGGTCGTCCGTGTGGAGCGCAAGGTGAAGCACCCGCTCTACGGCAAGATCATCCGCCGTTCGAAGAAGTATCATGCCCATGACGAGGGCAATGAGTATCGCGAGGGCGAGACTGTGCGCATCGAAGAGACCGCGCCGATCTCCAAGCTCAAGACCTGGCGCGTGATCGAGCGCGTCGCCACCCGTTCGACGCCGCCCGCGGCGACGGCCGAAGGCTAA
- the rpmC gene encoding 50S ribosomal protein L29 encodes MTDDQLAEQLGQLKREAFNLRFQAATSQLEKPSRVREVRRTIARIKTLQSERTRSAAK; translated from the coding sequence ATGACCGATGATCAGCTCGCCGAACAGCTCGGCCAGCTGAAGCGTGAGGCGTTCAACCTGCGCTTCCAGGCGGCGACCAGCCAGCTGGAAAAGCCGTCGCGGGTCCGCGAAGTGCGCCGCACCATCGCGCGCATCAAGACGCTGCAGTCCGAGCGCACGCGCTCGGCTGCGAAGTAA
- the rplP gene encoding 50S ribosomal protein L16, which yields MLQPKRTKFRKAFKGRIHGDAPGGTQLNFGAYGLKAMEPERITARQIEAARRAITRHIKRQGRLWIRIFPDVPVSSKPAEVRMGSGKGSPEFWVARVKPGRILFELDGVPGDVAATAFSRAAMKLPIKTKVVARLGDTSHLGAAK from the coding sequence ATGCTGCAACCGAAACGCACCAAGTTCCGCAAGGCCTTCAAGGGCCGCATCCATGGTGATGCGCCCGGCGGCACCCAGCTCAACTTCGGCGCCTATGGCCTGAAGGCCATGGAGCCGGAGCGGATCACCGCCCGCCAGATCGAGGCCGCCCGCCGCGCCATCACGCGCCACATCAAGCGCCAGGGCCGGCTCTGGATCCGCATCTTCCCGGACGTGCCGGTGTCGTCCAAGCCCGCCGAAGTCCGCATGGGCTCGGGCAAGGGTTCGCCGGAGTTCTGGGTGGCGCGCGTCAAGCCGGGCCGCATCCTGTTCGAACTGGACGGTGTGCCGGGCGATGTCGCCGCGACCGCGTTCAGCCGCGCGGCGATGAAGCTGCCGATCAAGACGAAGGTCGTCGCGCGTCTGGGCGACACCTCTCACCTGGGAGCCGCGAAGTGA
- the rpsC gene encoding 30S ribosomal protein S3 yields the protein MGQKSNPIGLRLQINRTWDSRWFAEGADYGRLLLEDLEIRKYILKTLPQAAISKVVIERPAKLCRISIYAARPGVIIGKKGADIEKLRKKLGAMTASDVSLNIVEIRKPEIDAKLVAQSVADQLERRVAFRRAMKRAVQSALRLGAEGIRITCAGRLGGAEIARTEWYREGRVPLHTLRANVDYAEAQAHTAYGVCGVKVWIFKGEILGHDPTAQDRLMMEAQTSGVRPAR from the coding sequence ATGGGTCAGAAGAGCAATCCGATCGGGCTGCGCCTCCAGATCAACCGGACCTGGGACAGCCGCTGGTTCGCCGAAGGCGCCGATTATGGCCGGCTGCTTCTCGAGGACCTCGAGATCCGCAAGTACATCCTGAAGACGCTGCCCCAGGCCGCGATCTCCAAGGTGGTCATTGAGCGTCCGGCCAAGCTGTGCCGCATCTCGATCTATGCGGCGCGCCCCGGCGTGATCATCGGCAAGAAGGGCGCCGACATCGAAAAGCTTCGCAAGAAGCTGGGTGCGATGACGGCGAGCGACGTGTCGCTGAACATCGTCGAGATCCGCAAGCCCGAGATCGACGCGAAGCTCGTCGCCCAGTCGGTCGCCGACCAGCTGGAGCGCCGCGTGGCGTTCCGCCGGGCGATGAAGCGGGCCGTGCAGTCGGCGCTGCGTCTGGGCGCCGAAGGCATCCGCATCACCTGCGCCGGCCGTCTGGGCGGTGCCGAGATCGCGCGCACCGAATGGTATCGCGAAGGCCGGGTGCCGCTGCACACGCTGCGCGCCAATGTCGATTATGCTGAGGCCCAGGCCCACACCGCTTATGGCGTGTGCGGGGTCAAGGTCTGGATCTTCAAGGGCGAGATCCTCGGCCATGATCCGACCGCGCAGGACCGTCTGATGATGGAGGCACAGACCTCCGGCGTGCGTCCGGCGCGCTAA
- the rplV gene encoding 50S ribosomal protein L22 encodes MGKQAAPRRVGDKEALAVGTTIRGSAQKLNLVAGLIRGKKAGEAMSILQFSPKAMAVEVRKVLASAIANAENNHNLDVDALVVQEASVGKSISMKRFATRARGRSTRIVKPFSRLRIVVREQEEA; translated from the coding sequence ATGGGCAAGCAGGCAGCTCCGCGTCGCGTGGGCGACAAGGAAGCGCTGGCGGTTGGCACCACCATCCGCGGCAGCGCGCAGAAGCTTAACCTTGTCGCCGGTCTGATCCGCGGCAAGAAGGCTGGGGAGGCGATGAGCATCCTCCAGTTCTCGCCCAAGGCGATGGCGGTCGAGGTTCGCAAGGTCCTCGCCTCGGCGATCGCCAATGCCGAGAACAACCACAATCTCGATGTCGATGCGCTGGTCGTCCAGGAAGCGTCGGTCGGCAAGTCGATCTCGATGAAGCGGTTCGCGACCCGTGCGCGTGGCCGTTCGACCCGGATCGTGAAGCCGTTCAGCCGCCTTCGCATCGTCGTGCGCGAGCAGGAAGAAGCATAA
- the rpsS gene encoding 30S ribosomal protein S19, with protein sequence MARSVWKGPFVELSLLKKAEAAQDSGARAPIKTWSRRSTILPQFVGLTFNVYNGRKFVPVLVNEEMVGMKLGEFAPTRFFPGHAADKKGKR encoded by the coding sequence ATGGCCCGTTCCGTCTGGAAAGGCCCGTTCGTCGAACTGAGCCTTCTGAAAAAGGCCGAGGCGGCCCAGGACTCCGGTGCGCGCGCGCCGATCAAGACCTGGTCGCGCCGGTCGACCATCCTGCCGCAGTTCGTCGGCCTGACGTTCAACGTCTATAACGGCCGCAAGTTCGTGCCGGTGCTGGTGAACGAGGAAATGGTGGGCATGAAGCTCGGCGAGTTCGCGCCGACCCGCTTCTTCCCCGGCCATGCCGCTGACAAGAAGGGCAAGCGCTAA
- the rplB gene encoding 50S ribosomal protein L2 encodes MALKHYNPTSPARRGLILVDRSSLYKGKPVKALTEGKRKTGGRNNKGHVTSRGIGGGHKQRYRFIDFKRRKWDMPATVERIEYDPNRTAFIALVKYEDGELAYVIAPQRLQAGDVIVAGKKTDVKPGNAMEIGQVPVGTIVHNVEMKPGKGGQIARSAGTYVQVVGRDRGMVIVRLNSGEQRYIRGECMATVGAVSNPDNANQYLAKAGRNRWLGKRPLTRGVAKNPVDHPHGGGEGRTSGGRHPVTPWGKPTKGARTRHNKATDKFIIRSRHAKKKG; translated from the coding sequence ATGGCGCTCAAGCATTATAATCCGACCAGCCCGGCGCGTCGTGGCCTGATCCTGGTCGACCGGTCGAGCCTGTACAAGGGCAAGCCGGTCAAGGCGCTGACCGAGGGGAAGCGCAAGACCGGTGGCCGCAACAACAAGGGTCATGTGACCAGCCGCGGCATCGGCGGCGGCCACAAGCAGCGTTACCGCTTCATCGACTTCAAGCGTCGCAAGTGGGACATGCCGGCGACCGTCGAGCGGATCGAATATGATCCCAACCGCACGGCCTTCATCGCCCTTGTGAAATATGAGGACGGCGAACTCGCCTATGTCATCGCGCCGCAGCGCCTTCAGGCCGGCGACGTCATCGTCGCGGGCAAGAAGACCGACGTGAAGCCGGGCAACGCGATGGAAATCGGCCAGGTTCCGGTCGGCACCATCGTCCACAATGTCGAGATGAAGCCCGGCAAGGGCGGTCAGATCGCGCGTTCGGCGGGCACCTATGTGCAGGTCGTCGGCCGTGACCGCGGCATGGTGATCGTCCGCCTGAACTCGGGCGAGCAGCGCTACATCCGCGGCGAGTGCATGGCGACCGTTGGCGCGGTGTCGAACCCCGACAACGCCAACCAGTATCTTGCCAAGGCCGGCCGCAACCGCTGGCTGGGCAAGCGCCCGCTGACCCGCGGCGTCGCCAAGAACCCGGTCGACCATCCGCACGGCGGTGGTGAAGGCCGGACCTCGGGCGGCCGTCATCCGGTCACCCCGTGGGGCAAGCCGACCAAGGGTGCGCGCACCCGTCACAACAAGGCGACCGACAAGTTCATCATCCGGTCGCGTCACGCGAAGAAGAAGGGTTAA
- a CDS encoding 50S ribosomal protein L23 encodes MAKKQAVAADIRHYDVVVAPHITEKATLLSEHNAVVFKVAQDATKPQIKAAVEALFGVTVTGVNTLTQKGKTKRWKGKPYTRSDVKKAIVTLKDGDSIDVTTGI; translated from the coding sequence ATGGCTAAGAAGCAGGCCGTGGCGGCCGACATCCGTCACTATGACGTGGTGGTCGCGCCGCACATCACCGAAAAGGCGACCTTGCTCTCCGAGCATAACGCCGTCGTGTTCAAGGTTGCCCAGGACGCGACCAAGCCGCAGATCAAGGCGGCGGTCGAGGCCCTGTTCGGCGTGACCGTGACCGGCGTCAACACGCTCACCCAGAAGGGCAAGACCAAGCGCTGGAAGGGCAAGCCCTATACGCGCTCGGATGTGAAGAAGGCGATCGTGACGCTGAAGGACGGCGACTCGATCGACGTGACGACGGGGATCTGA
- the rplD gene encoding 50S ribosomal protein L4 yields the protein MKVQVQTLDAQGKGEIDLNDEIFGLEPRADILHRVVTWQLEKRRGTARAARERSDVARTGKKFGRQKGGGTARHGDRRAPVFIGGGKAHGPRVRDFNPSLNKKVRALGLKMALSSKVKAGQLIVMDSLTVDGGKTRALMGNLAKLGFGKTALVIDGDQVDTSFALAARNLHTIDVLPAIGANVYDILRAETLVLTRAAVEKLEARFNG from the coding sequence ATGAAGGTCCAAGTTCAGACCCTCGACGCCCAGGGCAAAGGCGAGATCGATCTCAACGACGAGATCTTCGGCCTGGAGCCGCGCGCCGACATCCTGCACCGCGTCGTCACCTGGCAGCTCGAAAAGCGCCGCGGCACTGCCCGCGCCGCCCGCGAGCGGTCGGACGTCGCCCGCACCGGCAAGAAGTTCGGCCGCCAGAAGGGCGGCGGCACCGCCCGTCACGGCGATCGCCGCGCGCCGGTGTTCATCGGCGGCGGTAAGGCGCACGGCCCGCGTGTCCGCGACTTCAACCCGTCGCTGAACAAGAAGGTCCGCGCCCTCGGCCTCAAGATGGCGCTGTCGTCCAAGGTGAAGGCCGGCCAGCTGATCGTCATGGACAGCCTGACGGTCGATGGCGGCAAGACCCGCGCGCTCATGGGCAATCTCGCCAAGCTCGGCTTCGGCAAGACCGCGCTCGTGATCGACGGCGATCAGGTCGACACCAGCTTCGCGCTCGCGGCCCGCAACCTGCACACGATCGACGTGCTGCCGGCGATCGGCGCCAATGTGTACGATATCCTTCGCGCCGAGACGCTGGTCCTGACCCGCGCGGCCGTCGAAAAGCTGGAGGCCCGGTTCAATGGCTAA
- the rplC gene encoding 50S ribosomal protein L3, translating to MRTGVIAKKVGMTRLFKEDGRHVPVTVLQLDNLQVVARREADRDGYVAVQLGAGTAKAKNVAKPQRGHFGKAEVEPKAQLVEFRVAEDALLDVGAEISADHFVAGQLVDVSGHTQGKGFAGAMKRWGFGGLRATHGVSVSHRSHGSTGNRQDPGRVFKNKKMAGHMGDRQRTQQNLEVVLTDAERGLIFLKGSVPGHKGAWLTVKDAVKVPRPADAPYPAGLKVAQNNNDAPADTPADAAVEASETQEG from the coding sequence ATGCGCACAGGCGTGATCGCGAAGAAAGTGGGCATGACCCGCTTGTTCAAGGAAGACGGCCGGCACGTTCCGGTCACCGTGCTCCAGCTCGACAACCTCCAGGTCGTTGCGCGCCGTGAGGCCGATCGCGACGGCTATGTTGCGGTCCAGCTCGGCGCCGGCACTGCCAAGGCGAAGAATGTCGCCAAGCCGCAGCGTGGCCATTTCGGCAAGGCCGAAGTCGAGCCCAAGGCGCAGCTGGTCGAGTTCCGGGTCGCCGAGGACGCGCTCCTCGATGTCGGCGCGGAAATCTCCGCCGATCATTTCGTCGCCGGCCAGCTGGTCGACGTGTCGGGCCATACCCAGGGTAAGGGTTTTGCCGGCGCGATGAAGCGCTGGGGCTTTGGCGGTCTGCGCGCCACGCACGGCGTGTCGGTGTCGCACCGTTCGCACGGTTCGACCGGCAACCGCCAGGATCCGGGCCGCGTGTTCAAGAACAAGAAGATGGCCGGCCACATGGGCGACCGTCAGCGCACCCAGCAGAATCTGGAAGTCGTGCTGACCGACGCCGAGCGCGGGCTAATCTTCCTCAAGGGTTCGGTCCCGGGCCACAAGGGTGCGTGGCTGACCGTCAAGGACGCGGTCAAGGTGCCGCGCCCGGCTGACGCGCCGTATCCGGCCGGCCTCAAGGTCGCCCAGAACAACAATGATGCGCCTGCCGACACGCCCGCTGACGCGGCTGTCGAGGCCAGCGAGACCCAGGAAGGCTAA
- the rpsJ gene encoding 30S ribosomal protein S10: METQNIRIRLKAFDHRVLDQATGDIADTARRTGALIRGPIPLPTRIEKFTVNRSPHVDKKSREQFEVRTYKRMLDIVQPTPQTVDALMKLDLAAGVDVEIKLA; encoded by the coding sequence ATGGAAACCCAGAACATTCGCATTCGCCTCAAGGCGTTCGATCATCGCGTGCTCGATCAGGCGACCGGCGACATCGCCGACACCGCCCGCCGCACCGGCGCTCTCATCCGTGGTCCGATCCCGCTCCCGACGCGCATCGAAAAATTCACCGTCAACCGCTCGCCGCATGTCGACAAGAAGTCGCGCGAGCAGTTCGAGGTCCGCACCTACAAGCGCATGCTCGACATCGTGCAGCCGACCCCGCAGACGGTCGACGCGCTGATGAAGCTCGACCTCGCCGCGGGTGTTGATGTCGAGATCAAACTCGCGTAA